The Coleofasciculaceae cyanobacterium genomic sequence TGGAGAAGATTTAGACTCTGGTAAATACGGCATTAAAGAACCATTAAAAACTGCAACCGTTGTTTCTCCGGCAACAGCAGATTTAATTCTTGTTCCCACAGTCGCCTGCGATAATCGAGGATATCGTTTGGGTTATGGCGGAGGTTTTTACGATCGTTTATTAAGTTCTCCTCAATGCTTAAATATACCTACTGTTGGCATCACATTTGATTTTGCTTACATGCTTGAGCTGCCGATAGATATCTGGGACATAAAGCTAAATTTTATTTGTACCGAATCTAAATTTAATATTTATTAAAC encodes the following:
- a CDS encoding 5-formyltetrahydrofolate cyclo-ligase, translating into MPQLDKSVLRRNILQQRQSLSAAQWQAKSSLICDRLKADSLFKKARTILAYFSFRQEADLALLFDLNKNWAFPRCVGKSLVWHSWQPGEDLDSGKYGIKEPLKTATVVSPATADLILVPTVACDNRGYRLGYGGGFYDRLLSSPQCLNIPTVGITFDFAYMLELPIDIWDIKLNFICTESKFNIY